Proteins encoded in a region of the Sugiyamaella lignohabitans strain CBS 10342 chromosome B, complete sequence genome:
- the MRPL8 gene encoding mitochondrial 54S ribosomal protein YmL8 (Mitochondrial ribosomal protein of the large subunit; GO_component: GO:0005622 - intracellular [Evidence IEA]; GO_component: GO:0005762 - mitochondrial large ribosomal subunit [Evidence IPI] [PMID 12392552]; GO_component: GO:0005739 - mitochondrion [Evidence IEA,IEA]; GO_component: GO:0005739 - mitochondrion [Evidence IDA] [PMID 16823961]; GO_component: GO:0030529 - ribonucleoprotein complex [Evidence IEA]; GO_component: GO:0005840 - ribosome [Evidence IEA,IEA]; GO_function: GO:0003735 - structural constituent of ribosome [Evidence IEA]; GO_function: GO:0003735 - structural constituent of ribosome [Evidence IPI] [PMID 12392552]; GO_process: GO:0000002 - mitochondrial genome maintenance [Evidence IMP] [PMID 2183197]; GO_process: GO:0032543 - mitochondrial translation [Evidence IC] [PMID 12392552]; GO_process: GO:0006412 - translation [Evidence IEA]): protein MTFRKLGRSSTHRKSLLRNLVSSLIEHESITTTHAKAKEAQVAAERLISLAKNKSPDPHSAQIRAQQYIFKTGQILPKLFGELSERYKDRTGGYTRVLRLENRIGDNAPQSILELVGGKKDMRRAITARAVARIEKQGLPLDSMTKQAVESICRHSTKTREDFRNEVEFMKEQFYASEDSVTLQPPSREIKRRAPLKFVKNPLDTKA from the coding sequence ATGACTTTCAGAAAACTGGGCAGAAGTTCGACACATCGCAAGTCTCTTCTGAGGAATTTAGTCAGTTCGTTGATTGAGCATGAATCGATCACGACGACTCATGCCAAGGCTAAGGAGGCTcaagttgctgctgaacGCTTGATTAGCTtagcaaaaaataaatctcCAGATCCTCATAGTGCACAAATCAGAGCCCAACAGTACATATTCAAAACGGGCCAAATATTGCCCAAACTTTTTGGTGAACTTTCCGAGAGATACAAAGATAGAACTGGTGGTTACACGCGTGTGCTGAGACTGGAGAATAGAATAGGAGATAACGCACCTCAATCGATACTTGAGTTGGTCGGTGGAAAGAAAGATATGAGAAGAGCTATTACAGCTAGAGCCGTAGCACGAATTGAAAAACAGGGCTTGCCATTGGATAGTATGACTAAACAGGCGGTCGAAAGTATCTGCCGTCACAGTACTAAAACAAGAGAGGATTTCCGAAATGAAGTAGAGTTCATGAAAGAGCAGTTTTACGCTTCTGAAGACAGTGTTACATTGCAACCACCATCTCGCGAAATTAAGAGGCGGGCACCTCTAAAATTCGTCAAGAATCCGTTGGATACAAAGGCTTAA